TGGAGCGCAGAATCACCGCATGCGGCTGGATGACGGCGTCCTCATCAAGGACAATCACGTTGCCGTCTGCGGCGGGGTTGCCGAGGCGGTGGGCCGGGCGAAGGCGGCGAATACCGGCCTACAGGTGCAAGTCGAGGTCGACCGCATCGACCAGATCGAACCGGCGTTGGCCGCGGGCGCGGACCGCCTGTTGCTCGACAACATGCCGGTGCCCGTGCTGTGCGAAGCCGTCGCGCTCGTCGCGGGGCGGGTCCCGCTGGAAGCGTCGGGCGGCGTCAATCTCGACACTATCCGCGGCATTGCCGAAACCGGCGTCGACTTCATCTCGGTGGGGCGCATCACGCAATCGGCACCGGCGGTCGATATCGGCCTCGATTACGCCCTCACCTAGGAACCCCAAGCAAGCGCCGCAATTCATTCGCTTCGCACAGGAAGCACTTGTATAGGCCCGCGAAAGCTTAGGAGAGACGTGTTGTTCAAGGGCCTGCAGCCCATCATCTACGCCGGCAAGGAAGTCTGGCCGCTGGTCGAAGGCGGCAAAGGCGTGTCGGCGACCAATCACGCGAGCTCGGGCGCGTGGGCCGCGGCGGGCGGTATCGGCACCGTGAGTGCCGTCAATGCCGACAGCTATGATCCCGAAGGACGGATCGTGCCGCAAGTCTATGCCGAGCTTACCCGGCGCGGGCGGCATGAAGAGCTGATCAAATATGCCGTCGACGGCGCGGTGGCGCAGGTCGAGCGCGCTTATGAAATGGCTGGCGGCAACGGCGCCATCAACATCAACGTGCTGTGGGAAATGGGCGGCGCGCAGCGCGTGCTGCATGGCGTCTTGGAACGCACCAAAGGCCTGGTCAGCGGCGTCACCTGCGGCGCGGGCATGCCGTACAAGCTGAGCGAGATCGCGGCATCCTACGGCGTCAGCTATCTGCCGATCATCAGTTCCGCGCGTGCCTTCAGCGCCTTGTGGAAGCGCGCTTACTCCAAGGCGGCTGAATGGCTCGCTGCGGTGGTCTATGAAGATCCGTGGCTGGCGGGTGGGCATAATGGCTTGTCCAATGCCGAGGACCCGCGGCAACCGCAGGACCCGTATCCGCGCGTTGCCGCGCTGCGCCAGACGATGCGCGACAATGGCATTGCGGACAGCGTCCCGATCGTCATGGCGGGCGGCGTCTGGCGGCTCGACGAATGGGAAGATTGGATCGGCAATC
The sequence above is drawn from the Sphingomonas lutea genome and encodes:
- a CDS encoding NAD(P)H-dependent flavin oxidoreductase, with translation MFKGLQPIIYAGKEVWPLVEGGKGVSATNHASSGAWAAAGGIGTVSAVNADSYDPEGRIVPQVYAELTRRGRHEELIKYAVDGAVAQVERAYEMAGGNGAININVLWEMGGAQRVLHGVLERTKGLVSGVTCGAGMPYKLSEIAASYGVSYLPIISSARAFSALWKRAYSKAAEWLAAVVYEDPWLAGGHNGLSNAEDPRQPQDPYPRVAALRQTMRDNGIADSVPIVMAGGVWRLDEWEDWIGNPELGQIVFQFGTRPLLTQESPIPAEWKARLMTLEEGDVLLHRFSPTGFYSSAVRNPFLRNLEARSERQVAYTKDAIGDHHFELDVGIGTKKNYWVTKGDLQHAREWYAAGYTNAMKTPDDTLVFVTPEEEKQIRTDQAECMGCLSQCSFSSWADNEKNSTGRLADPRSFCIQKTLQDIAHGGPVDNNLMFAGHAAFRFKTDPFYSNGFVPTVKQLVERIRTGA